In Acipenser ruthenus chromosome 25, fAciRut3.2 maternal haplotype, whole genome shotgun sequence, the sequence TGTGCGGAACACAACACAGAACTCTCTGTGCTGGGACTCCAGGGCCTGCAGGAGCTGGAAGAAGGCAGGCAGGATCCAGTGATACAGCCTCCCATCCTCCCCCCTCACTGCCAGCTCCTcgtcctcctctcctctccactccagCAGAGACAGGTGCTCCTTCAAGACACCGCAGAACCGCTGCCCCTCTGCTGTTCCCGTGAAATCCTGGACCCGGCCGAACTGGGAGTAGTAGGTCACAGCGCCCTGGcatggagggaggagggagggcacGTCACTCAACCACTCCCAGCTACCTGCAGAAGAAAAGGAGAAAGTGATTGAAGATCAAAGCACAAGGGGCTGCACTCTATCGTAGTTTCTTTAAAGTGAAACAACTTCCgcagtaaatattttatttttgccaGTCCCTTGTAGGCATACTTCCCATCTTATAGACCTTTGTACTTTCTGAATGTCTTATTATCTTTATTAACACCATTACTGGTCAAACTTTTAATTTGCAGAGAATCTTTTAGTTATCCACGTGTTTACATTATTTAACATACTcagatatttaaaatacaattgctGCATCTAGGTAGGCAGTATCACAAACCATTGGAATGCGTTTTAACTGCAATACCTGACGTGTTTACTGTAGTACCTGGATACAGAGCTACATTTCATGAACAGTCTTTGAAATACCTGCATATTCCACATTTAAGTGTAATACACATGCAAAAGATCGTCAACAGAAGaaaagaggtatgacacaggcccggtttttgggatggaaccgcataacagtctcgcgttttgattggtccatgtctgtcacctgaatacgtcgtcacacgagtggaaaagcgtgcaggcatttttaacattgtgatcagatagcgagagtgatctgctttccacaacctttccattaaaatataatgtggtattacactgtactgatataacaaactatgaggaattactttatataaattatcatgttatgcacgaatgtaagaattggctttctgtggtggtgtacttttttctttcaagtagcatatatctataatcgtttttgcgatatattttaatataaaacatatacgctattgcagttttgttacaggatacattagtttatctctaatgtaatcacaattttacatatagactgcccctgttttcatttacgtcccaaattctgggccgctttgcttttcagataatgtcccaaattctgggccgctttggtttttagataacgtcccaaattctgggccgctttggtttttagataacgtcccaaattctgggccgctttggtttttacataacgtcccaaattctgggcgctttggtttttagataacgtcccaaattctgggcagccttggtttttagataacatcccaaattatgggccgctttgcatttccgaattcagcccagttttggggaatcagctgacagccgagtttctaagtcatgcatgcacagtttaccataaactggatcgtgaattcatttgagagtaacccttagtacattaatcaaagttcatgtattttttactctccgcagaaatcttttttttttttttaatgaaaaaaacaaaaatgtaaatgttaaacgtatttcttattacatgaagaaactacattgcactgaaatagatacatgaaaattaatttaagcagtcgttttcctttattaaaggctaatattaaaacacatttttgggaaggaacatggtatttcgaaaaaaggacatctcgttttcttatgtaacgtccatcaatatattgtagtgtttcaggttctttttggacagaaatgagactgcaactgtgagtagatgaaggccgtttattttgacaataattaatcacaaaataaaatcataaagtgagggaaaggagactgggagtcaaaagtgaaaataaatgattgtagtaatttttcttttaccctacccttcccagtcttttccccgcccctcttgtgcgcaaaacctgaactccaattcccctccacacacgtgtaccaccatgcaaccctggcacgcacacaccaccatgcaacccctgcacgcatacacccaccatgcaacccctgcacgcatacacccaccatgcaaaccctgcacgcacacacccaccgtagcaattctttgcaaaatatattttcgggtattcagccccattcatgtctatggcagtgttataaaacacattttcatgcatatctctcgaacccgagcacgcagaaccaccattcaaagtgatatagactcaggggagcaccccaaaccaccccctaaaaaggtgtggtggttcacccaaaaactcatgtcgtgacgaaaaaattcactttgccaagccgtcctggcatttgaaccatgaaaatggtgactccttgtgcggggccccatggggccccaccgcaaaaaaaaaatcaagttcctaacccccacagaacccgagatacgccctgtcaaaaatgtccaaaaactacccttttcggggtcatatctccatgaccccggggcctagaaaccgggttgaacttcctatggtcatgtctgggggccctctttcacagggagccacccgttttcaaatgctacattttcaacaaattttcacattttcagcatgatggcatgtcaaggttgcatttccaatagcttttgagctccaggttggcaaaaaaagtctaaactggtgtcctttctagctggggacacgtcacttggagggatcgacaggggccccgaggtggacctccataccgattttcaagtcttggggacccccggaacccgagatacagcaccctgaaaaatgtctatgggaaatcccattataaaacccctttggggcaacgcccaccatctggcggtggggtggcatttgaacccgtggctgatgtcttgctttagctaagactcttgtgcacgcaaagaatgtcctgagtttgttggcccaggggtcgtggagatacaggtacgataagagaccacccccttccctatggcaaatcccattataaaaacaccatcggggtaaggctcagctaatggcggtcgtgggtcttacgaactcgaaggaacccattttctttagctaagattgttgtgcatctaaaaagagtacagaagcaccaatttaagtccattccaagtgttttgtgatcacagtatcagcctgagtgtatcggagcacagttttgcaccaaaagcgaggggaggcgaaaaaaagcactatataccctattctttaagatatcactttgcagtgcaaatttgaggaacgcaaccacttagcaacttgcaaattggtactgcaatttaaaggcctgtagtatcagactggtagtgcctaactgattaaagaattaagcttactgtttgttgttctgtcctaaaccagcagtttgtcacccagatttattaattaAACGAGGGGgtggtcatcagattattctccattttattgtaactgaggtaccgttcagttgagcaaaaattgtaacggggtactcgagctgaaacctccagatagaaggggtacagtttcaaaaaaaggttgaaaacccctgacctacagtataaatgatcaggaatagataagggaaatgctgactaatacaatacaataggatttatttgaagttgttgaagggcactggtctcttaaacccagaagttctgataaacccctatgcctcactatatattgatggacattacataagcaaattagatgaccttttttttttgatataccatgttcctaaatgttttctgaggagagtaaaaaatacattaactttgattcatgtactcttaaatgaattaacggtccagtttatggtaaactgtgcatgcatgacttagaaactcgcctgtcagctaagcagaatatctcaaaaactggcctgaatttgaaaatgcagaattcggaacgttatctgaaaaccagagcagcccagaaattgggatgttatcaaagcggcccagaatttgggacgttaccaaagcggcccagaatttgggacgttatctaaaaaccaaagcggcccagaatttgggacgttatctaaaaaccaaagcggcccagaatttgggatgttatctgcaaaccaaatcggcccagaatttgggacattatctgaaaagtaaagcggcccagaatttgcgatgtaaatgaaaacaggggcagtctatatgtaaaactgtgattacattagaggtaaactaatgtatcctgtaacaaaactgcaatagcgtatatgttttatattaaaatatatcgcaaaaacgattatagatatatgctacttgaaagaaaaaagtacaccaccacagaaagccaattcttacattcgtgcataacatgataatttatataaagtaattcctcatagtttgtaatatcaatacagtgtaataccacattatattttaatggttaggttgtggaaagcagatcactctctctatctgatcacaatgttaaaaatgcctgcacgcttttccactcgtgtgacgacatattcatgtgacagacatggaccaatcaaaacgcgagactgttatgcggttccatcccaaaaaccgggcctgtgtcatacctcgaagAAAAATGGCGATATGTTTTGGGGTATGGCAATTTTACCTTGGCGGTTAACTCTCCCCCAGGTGGCAGTGGATAGGAAGTAATCTAATGCCGCCACTGTTCCTTGTTTAGTCACAGCATCAGAGACCAGGATGGTGTTGTTCAGATCCAAGTGCAAAATCAGCTTCCTTCGCCTCGACTGCGGTAACTCGAGGAGAACGCTGCAGACAATGTGGTCGCTTCGCTTCTCCGCGAACCGGTCACAATCCGGACACTCGGCAGATTCACTTTGCTTTTTGTTGCCAGACTCGTCTGTGTCTTTTTCTCCATTTTTAGCATGACTGCACCCACCTGGTCGAATAGTTTTAACACCTGACATACTGCAGCTTTTCAGGTTTTCACTAGACAATAATCAAACGTTGATATAAACCTATATTATTCACCCTCAGTACGtttaaattagtattattatgaaATATAAAGTAAAAACGTTATGACCTAAATAAGTACCctgctattaaaaataaataaacacaaaaaccgATTTAAATTACATCAAGTATATTTATGATATAGGAATCTTTATAGTGCAAATGTTAAACGTAACAGCAAACTATAGGAAAATAGtacaaaaaaatctaataaaacatGTATGTATATCACAGAGCTTCAAGTAATAAAGCAATGTGCTTGGACGGGTTTGCTGATTTTGTCTTGTTCAATTCAGAAAAAGTGACAGTGTGTTCTACTAGAATTTCtagttattattaataaatgaaacTGTAAGCGAGGTAGCTGAAGTTTAGATTCAAGCAATAAATAGTAAGTACAACTGTCAACCAATTAGCGCATTCTCCAGGTTCAAGGTTctaca encodes:
- the LOC131701555 gene encoding uncharacterized protein LOC131701555 isoform X1 — encoded protein: MSGVKTIRPGGCSHAKNGEKDTDESGNKKQSESAECPDCDRFAEKRSDHIVCSVLLELPQSRRRKLILHLDLNNTILVSDAVTKQGTVAALDYFLSTATWGRVNRQGSWEWLSDVPSLLPPCQGAVTYYSQFGRVQDFTGTAEGQRFCGVLKEHLSLLEWRGEEDEELAVRGEDGRLYHWILPAFFQLLQALESQHREFCVVFRTFGTDLARVLGAVQRVLREGTHPLFTGLQALPMPLNPTPGRIRCSKKNVVLSRGSERVSTRGDERSLYRYFSDLQGLGGFQDHFDWWAHNSYSNLGGKPIWIDPSDPEVQHIFIDDNIRLNDEDSIITPKVFLGKAGTQTRTALTSELYDVNLIQTDLLRAISDHNYFSERIRICEENYEKYLNKEDG
- the LOC131701555 gene encoding uncharacterized protein LOC131701555 isoform X2; translated protein: MSGVKTIRPGGCSHAKNGEKDTDESGNKKQSESAECPDCDRFAEKRSDHIVCSVLLELPQSRRRKLILHLDLNNTILVSDAVTKQGTVAALDYFLSTATWGRVNRQGSWEWLSDVPSLLPPCQGAVTYYSQFGRVQDFTGTAEGQRFCGVLKEHLSLLEWRGEEDEELAVRGEDGRLYHWILPAFFQLLQALESQHREFCVVFRTFGTDLARVLGAVQRVLREGTHPLFTGLQALPMPLNPTPGRIRCSKKNVVLSRGSERVSTRGDERSLYRYFSDLQGLGGLTIATQTWVESPSGLTPLILKCSTSSLTTTFG